GTCTCCGTCTCGGCTCCGATGAATTGCGGCCCATGGGTAAGCTGGCCGAACTGGCTGGTATGCGAGTGCAGCCTGAGCTGGCTCCAGAAGCCCATCGTGGCCATCGCGCGCCCAATCTCGCCCAGCTCGCCCGAGGCGTACAGCTCGAGCATCGCGACCTCCGGGGCGACGCCCGCTTCGACCAGCAGCTCGAATCCGCGCTCGAGCAGGAAGAGCATCGCGCCTGCCCACGTATGCTCCGAGAACAGGTCGACCAGCGTCTCCTCCTGGAAACTCGACTCGACCACCGCGCCGTGCGCCAGGAAGGCGCCGATCCCGTGGGCCAGCGCGAGCGTCGTCGCCCATGCGCGGCCGCTTGCGTCCTGCCCGACGCCGACCAGCGCCGGAAAGCCTTCGCCGCGCTGCGGCAGCTCGAGCACGCCCTGGCCTATCATCCGCGGCGCGACCAGCACCACGTCAACGTCAGGCGGCGCGGCAATGAAGTTGTAGGTGATATTGTAACCGCTGGCGAAGACCAGCGTCTTGGCGGCCGTCAGATGCGGACGGATCATCGGCTCGTAGATCTTCGGCGCGATCTCATCCGGCAGGAGTAGCATGACGACCTCCGCCCGCGCCGCTGCCGCATCCATCGCAAGCGTCTCGAAGCCGTCGGCGCGCGCCTGGGCGAAGCTTTCGTCCTCCTGGTTGCCGACGAGCACCCGATGACCGGCGCGGCGCAGGTTGATCGCCTGCGCGCGGCCCTGGTTGCCATAGCCGATGACGGCGATGGTCTTGCCGTGAAGGACGGCGGGATCAGCGTCCGTGGCCTGGAAGAACCTGGCCATGATGTTGCCCTCCCTGAGCCGATTCTCTGCGCGAGACGTTGACCAGCATGCGACCTCTCCCGCTCCTTCCCTACAAATCCTCGCCGCCGTCGCTGCCCGAGCCGCCGCTTTCGTCGTCGCCCAAGTCGCCGCCGCGCTCGAGTTCGTCCACCGCCTGCTCGAACTCGGGGCCGCCGATCTCGTCGCCCATCTCCTTGCCCATCCGACGCAGCGCGCGCGCCACGCTTTTGGGGTCGTTCTCGTCAACGTCGGAGAAGGCCGCGGGGTCGGCGAGCGCGTCCATCCGCGCCTCTTCGCTGCGCAAAGTGGCGAAGCGCGACATCAGCCGGCGCATCCGCGTGCTGCCGCAGTGCTTGCATACGGCGTCGGCGCGCTCACTCACGCGCATCGTCAGCACGCTGGTGCGTTTGCGGCACTTTTCGCACTCGTATTCGTAGATCGGCATCGTCGGCGACCCCCGCAGGTCCTTTCTTCCCCGATTTTCCGTGCACCGCTGCCATGCGGCAAGAGCGCCGGCGCCCCCGCTTGATCCGCGGATCGGGCTCGGGCTAGTCCTCTGCTGCGGTGCCTGCTGGGCGTGTACGGGGCGCCGCGGAGCGCACGATGAGAGAGCTGGGGCTGATGTGGCGCAATACGCGGATGGTCGTGCTGTGCGCGATTTCGGCCGCGCTCTACGCCGCGGTGCTGGTGCCGTTCAAGGTCGTGCCGCTCATCCCGGGGGTGACCGAGCTGCGTCCGGCCAACGCGATTCCGATCGTGTGCTCGTTCCTCTTCGGCCCTGCTGCCGGATGGGGCTCGGCGATCGGCAACATGATCGGCGATTTCTTCGGCGGCGTCGGCCCCGGCGACGTCTTCGGCTTTTTCGCCAACCTGTTTTACGGCTATGTGCCGTACAAGGTGTGGAACGTGATCGCGCGCGGCCAGAGCCCGGTCGCGCGCTCGCCGGTTGCTATCGCCAAGTACGTTGCGGCGTGTCTCATCGCCAGCGTGCTCTG
This is a stretch of genomic DNA from Candidatus Binataceae bacterium. It encodes these proteins:
- a CDS encoding zinc ribbon domain-containing protein, giving the protein MPIYEYECEKCRKRTSVLTMRVSERADAVCKHCGSTRMRRLMSRFATLRSEEARMDALADPAAFSDVDENDPKSVARALRRMGKEMGDEIGGPEFEQAVDELERGGDLGDDESGGSGSDGGEDL
- the ilvC gene encoding ketol-acid reductoisomerase, which encodes MCREGAGEVACWSTSRAENRLREGNIMARFFQATDADPAVLHGKTIAVIGYGNQGRAQAINLRRAGHRVLVGNQEDESFAQARADGFETLAMDAAAARAEVVMLLLPDEIAPKIYEPMIRPHLTAAKTLVFASGYNITYNFIAAPPDVDVVLVAPRMIGQGVLELPQRGEGFPALVGVGQDASGRAWATTLALAHGIGAFLAHGAVVESSFQEETLVDLFSEHTWAGAMLFLLERGFELLVEAGVAPEVAMLELYASGELGEIGRAMATMGFWSQLRLHSHTSQFGQLTHGPQFIGAETETLMRKAIAEIRDGTFARRWGAEQAAGLPEFNRLLGEVLGSPLARAEQELYTRMGRR
- a CDS encoding QueT transporter family protein produces the protein MRELGLMWRNTRMVVLCAISAALYAAVLVPFKVVPLIPGVTELRPANAIPIVCSFLFGPAAGWGSAIGNMIGDFFGGVGPGDVFGFFANLFYGYVPYKVWNVIARGQSPVARSPVAIAKYVAACLIASVLCADIVGWGDNLLALRPFSILGNVIVFNNMLSALILSPLILVAVYPRVRRGRMLYTDMMPEFRERRWSVRALGLAILVLGEGGAWLMGNLVSTGYWAPRFLSAAAMQAPYDKAIAIVVSPFIALAVLGVGLM